From a region of the Malania oleifera isolate guangnan ecotype guangnan chromosome 12, ASM2987363v1, whole genome shotgun sequence genome:
- the LOC131144725 gene encoding U-box domain-containing protein 6-like, protein MPIMDIAEVEENLFAAGDAKLHGGMCKVLSAIYCKVLGIFPVLEAARPRSKSGIQALCSLHIALEKVKNILQHCSECSKLYLAITGDSVVIKFEKARFALADSLRRVEDIVPQAIGGQISEIVSELEGTVFSLDPSEKQVGDEIIALLQQGRKFDTDCSDNSELELFHQAALRLGITSSRAALRERRALKKLIERARIEEDKRKESIVAFLLHLMRKYSKLFRSEFSDDNDSQGSGPCSPTVKESLEDGGGPGANGQVYERHISKLSSFSFRPNNRRSGLMPVPPEELRCPISLQLMYDPVIISSGQTYERICIEKWFSDGHNTCPKTQTQLDHLCLTPNYCVKGLIASWCEQNGVLVPDGPPESLDLNYWRLALSESDSVNLKSVDSIGSCKLKGVKVVPLEESGTIEEAEGNGVAEEEDVPAHEDETELNLLERYENFLKVLDEEQDLKKKCEVVEQLRRILKDDEEARIFLGANGFVEALVRFLESAMCERNEMAQEIGAMALFNLAVNNNRNKGMMLGTGVISSLEEMISNSKTQGSATALYLNLSCLEEAKPTIGLSQAVPFLIKLLQTETELQCKLDALHALYNLSTHPSNISGLLRAGIIHGLQSLFSASSEHTWTEKSIAVLINLASSKSGKDEMASSLGLISGLATVLDTGEPTEQEQAVSCLLILCNGNEKCSQTVLQEGVIPALVSISVNGTARGKDKSQKLLMLFREQRQHDPSPVETHQQQQPEKSNEAVLMPGPEQPNPFHKSVSKRKMGRAFSFLWKNKNISTY, encoded by the exons ATGCCAATTATGGACATAGCTGAAGTTGAAGAAAATTTGTTTGCGGCTGGTGATGCCAAG TTACATGGAGGCATGTGCAAGGTACTTTCTGCAATATATTGCAAAGTGTTGGGAATTTTCCCTGTCCTGGAAGCAGCACGGCCTAGGAGCAAATCAGGCATTCAGGCTTTATGTTCGTTGCACATAGCACTTGAGAAGGTTAAGAATATTCTTCAGCATTGCTCCGAATGCAGTAAACTTTACTTG GCTATAACTGGTGATTCTGTAGTTATAAAATTTGAAAAGGCAAGATTTGCACTTGCAGATAGTCTTAGGCGTGTTGAAGATATTGTTCCACAAGCTATTGGTGGTCAG ATCTCAGAAATTGTAAGTGAACTTGAGGGTACTGTTTTCTCATTAGATCCATCAGAGAAGCAAGTTGGGGATGAAATAATTGCATTGCTTCAGCAAGGGAGAAAATTTGACACTGACTGTAGTGACAATAGTGAGCTTGAATTATTTCACCAGGCCGCTCTTAGACTTGGGATTACATCTTCAAGAGCAGCTCTTAGAGAGAGAAGGGCTCTCAAGAAGCTCATAGAAAGAGCTCGTATTGAAGAAGACAAGCGGAAGGAATCAATTGTTGCTTTTCTTTTGCATCTTATGAGAAAATATTCCAAGCTATTTAGAAGTGAGTTCTCAGATGACAATGATTCACAGGGTTCAGGACCTTGTTCACCCACTGTTAAGGAATCTCTTGAGGATGGTGGAGGACCTGGGGCCAACGGTCAGGTCTATGAGCGACATATTTCCAAACTTAGTTCTTTCAGTTTTAGGCCAAACAATAGAAGATCGGGACTTATGCCTGTTCCACCAGAAGAGTTGAGATGCCCAATTTCATTGCAGCTTATGTATGACCCAGTCATTATCTCCTCTGGGCAAACATATGAAAGAATCTGCATTGAGAAATGGTTCAGTGATGGTCACAACACCTGCCCAAAGACTCAGACGCAGCTAGATCATCTTTGTTTGACTCCTAATTACTGTGTTAAGGGTCTCATAGCTAGCTGGTGTGAACAGAATGGAGTTCTTGTTCCTGATGGCCCCCCAGAGTCTCTTGATCTTAATTATTGGAGGTTGGCATTGTCTGAGAGCGACTCTGTGAATTTGAAATCAGTGGACAGCATTGGTTCCTGCAAATTAAAGGGAGTGAAGGTTGTCCCCTTGGAGGAGAGTGGTACCATTGAGGAGGCTGAAGGAAATGGAGTGGCAGAAGAGGAAGATGTGCCTGCTCATGAGGATGAGACTGAGCTTAATTTGTTGGAAAGATATGAGAATTTCCTGAAGGTCTTGGATGAAGAGCAAGACTTGAAGAAGAAGTGCGAAGTGGTTGAGCAGTTAAGACGCATACTGAAGGATGATGAGGAGGCCAGGATCTTTTTGGGAGCTAATGGGTTTGTTGAAGCACTGGTTCGCTTTTTGGAGTCAGCTATGTGTGAAAGGAATGAAATGGCTCAGGAAATTGGGGCTATGGCTCTCTTCAACCTTGCTGTTAATAATAACAG AAACAAGGGAATGATGCTAGGGACGGGAGTAATTTCATCACTAGAGGAAATGATTTCCAATTCGAAAACTCAGGGATCAGCGACAGCATTGTATCTGAACCTTTCCTGCCTCGAAGAAGCTAAGCCGACCATTGGCTTGAGCCAAGCTGTACCTTTTCTAATCAAGCTCCTTCAAACTGAAACCGAACTCCAATGCAAGCTTGATGCTCTGCATGCACTTTACAATCTCTCCACCCACCCGTCCAATATTTCAGGCCTCCTCAGGGCAGGCATCATCCATGGCCTTCAATCCCTTTTTTCGGCATCCAGTGAGCACACGTGGACGGAAAAGTCTATAGCTGTGTTGATAAACTTAGCTTCTAGTAAATCAGGAAAAGACGAAATGGCTTCTTCCCTGGGCCTTATCAGTGGCCTTGCTACTGTACTGGACACGGGCGAGCCGACAGAGCAAGAGCAAGCTGTGTCGTGTCTTTTGATCTTGTGCAACGGGAATGAAAAATGCAGTCAAACGGTCCTGCAAGAAGGGGTGATACCTGCACTAGTGTCTATTTCTGTGAATGGGACGGCGAGAGGTAAAGATAAGTCTCAGAAACTTTTGATGCTGTTCCGGGAGCAGCGGCAACACGACCCATCACCTGTCGAGACGCATCAACAGCAGCAGCCTGAGAAAAGCAACGAGGCTGTGTTGATGCCGGGTCCAGAGCAGCCAAATCCATTTCATAAATCAGTTTCCAAAAGGAAGATGGGGAGGGCATTCAGTTTCTTATGGAAAAACAAGAACATCTCAACTTACTGA